The Bacteroidales bacterium nucleotide sequence GTCTAAAATCGCAGCCCCGGTTAAATTCAACCCATTCGGATGGTAGAATACATGGTAGCAGTTGTCGGTATTATCTCCAACAGTTCCGATATCTCCGCTCAGGATGGTCTCATTGGCGCCACCCATGCCGAAATCGGTTCGCTGGTTTACAGATGTTTCCGTTCCGGCAAAGCCACCATAAATGGCCACCCCCTCGATCATGCGAAAGTGATAAAAGCGGGATGTATTTGTGAGATTATAAGAATAACTTGGTTTGTAGGTTCCGGCTACTACCCATACGGTGTCGCCACCGACTGCAACATCCAGCGCCGACTGGAAGGAGTTGAAAGCATCTTCCCAGCATGACCCGTTGTTGCTGCCGGCCGCATCGTGCTTCACATAATAAATGCCGTAGGGATCTGATCCCGGTTTCCATTCGTAAGCGCCCATATCAATGGTGGCATCCTGGATCCTGGCTTCGCCGCGTATGTCGGTACTCGCGGAATTATAGTCGTTGTTTCCTGCATTCAAACACGGTGAGAGGCCTAAGACCCTCAGATCACCTGCAGAATTTACGAATTTTGGATCGGCGGTAATATTGTTGTTTGTGACTGTAAAAACAGCGGCGTTGACAGCAGTAATATCTCCGGCGCTATTGGCATAGCAGCAATAGTTCAGGATTGTGGTTCCTCCATCCATGAATAGCTGACTACCGGCGGTAGCCGTGTTTCCCCAAACAATGGAGTTGAAGAGGGAAGGAGACGAATTCAAATTATAGATACCGCCGCCCTGGTTACCGGCTGAATTCAGCGAGAATGTAGCATTGGTGATTGAGTGTGAAGATAAATCATTGTATATCCCGCCACCCGACTGAACCGCGGTGTTCAACAGGAAGATCACATTGGTAAGGTCCGGGTCGGAATCACTGTTGAATATCCCACCGCCACTGACAGCAGCATTTGACCTGAATGATACATTGGTAATGGTGGGAGAACATGGCCCTTCATTCATCATCCCGCCGCCGCCGTCGTGGGGATTAGTTCCATCCGCATTCCCTCCTGTGATCGTGAACCCGTCTAAAATAGCAGCGTCGGTTAGATTCAAACCTTGCGGGTGGTAGAAAACGTGGTAGCAGTTGTCGGCATGATCACCCACGATTCCGATATCCCCACTCAGGATGGTCTCATTGGCGCCTCCCAAACCAAAATCGGTCCGCTGGCTGATGGAATCCTCAGTTCCTGCAAAACCGCCAAATATTCTCACTCCCTCAGTCATGCGGAAGTGACAGCCTCTTTCTCCAATACCCAAACCATAATCGTAACCTGGTTCGTAGGTACCGGCTGCCACCCATATCTGCTCACCGGGAGCAACAATTTCCAGCGCCGACTGTAACGAGGTGAAGGCATTGGCCCAGCTTGTTCCGTTGTTGTTGCCGGTAACACCTGCCCTTACATAAACAGTGAATGTAGCCGGGTCCAGACCCGATGTCCATTCGTAGGCGCCCATGTCTATCGTGTCGTCCTGGATGCGGACCTCGCCGCGGATGTCGTACGTTTCTGGATTGTAGTCGTTGTTGCCTGCATTCACACACGGCGAGTCGCCATAAATCCTGAAATCTCCTGCTGGATCTACAAATTTCGGGTTGGTAGTGATATTATTATTGGTTGCTGTAAATGTACCGTCGTTTACTATGGTTACATCATTCGTTCCGTTTGCATAACAGCAATAGTTCAGGGTGGTTGTTCCTCCATTCTTCAGATAAAACTGCTGGCCATTTAACCCAGTGGTGGTAGTATTTCCCCAGACAATGCAGTTGTTGAGAATAGGGGAAGAAGAATTATAATTAGATATCCCGCCACCCTGATAATCTGATGAATTCAATGAAAATACGGAATTGGTGACAGTAGGAGCAGAATAATGGACATTATACATCCCGCCGCCGCCATCATCTGCTGAGTTCAATGAAAATACAGAATTGGTAATGGCAGGAAAAGAATTAGCATAATTACATATCCCTCCACCATATTGAGCTGAATTTGATTGAAATATAACACTAATAATCGATGGAGAATTTTCCCAGTTAATCATCCCACCTCCATGATATGAAGCGAAATTTTCCAGGAAAGCAACATTAATGATTGTTGGAGAACTTTGATAATTATACATCCCGCCTCCCCTGTCATGGTGTTCTGGATTTAGTCCATCCGCATACCCTCCTGTAATCGTGAATCCATCTAAAATGGCAGCAACTGTTAAATTCAGACCTTCCGGGTGAAAAAACACATGGTAGCAGTTGTCGGTATTCACACCTGCACTACCGATATCCCCACTAAGGATGGTCTCATGAGCGCCATCCATACCAAAATCGGTTCGCTGGCTTATGGAATTTTCTGTTCCGGCAAAGCCGCCATAGATTTCCACACCCTCGATCATACAGAAGTGATAGTAACGGGAAGAATTTGTGAGGTCATAGGCATAGCTGGGCTTGTAGGTTCCGGCTGCTACCCATATCTTGTCACCGTTGGCAGCGAGGTTCAGTGCCGCCTGGAACGAGGTGAGTGCATTGGCCCAGTCTGTCCCGCTGTTGCTGCCGGCCGCACCAGCGCTTACATACACGGTATCCGTTAACGGATCTATATCCGATGTCCATTCGTATGCGCCCATGTCGATGGTGTTGTCCTGGATGCGTGCTTCGCCACGGATGTCATGGGTTTCAGAATTATAATCGTTGTTGCCTGTATTCACACACGGCGAGTTGCCGTGGATTCTGCAATCTCCTGCGGGATCGATGAATTTAGGGTTTTTGGTGATATTATTATTGGTAGTCACGAAATTACCACTCATTACATACACATCTCCAGCGCCGTTTGCAAAGCATGAATAATTCATAGTGGTGGTTCCCCCATCCAGGCAAAACTGCTGACCGTTGATCCCAGGAGTGGTAGTATTTCCCCAGACAATGCAGTTTTTAAAGACCGCTGATGAAGACACCCTGCTGTACATCCCGCCGCCCCTGACTGATGCGTTGTTTCCCGAGAATGTAGCGTTGGTGACAGTTGGAGAAGAATAATTGTAATTATACAACCCGCCACCGTGGGCTGTTGAATTGGATAAAAATTCTGCGTTGATAATAATTGGAGAAGAATGATCTTCATTATACATCCCGCCGCCATCTATACTGGCGGAATTCTCCCGGAATGTAACGTTGGTTAAGGTTGGGGAAGAATATTGATCATTTGAAAGCCCGCCGCCTCTTCCGGTCCCGGATCCGGAGCTGTTATTCGATTGAAATGTAACATTGGTGATGGCGGGGGAAGAGTGGTTGTAGTTATGCATTCCGCCGCCAAAACGGTTGGCTTTATTGTCCTGGAATAAAGCATTGGTTATGGTTTGAGAAGAAATAGTGTTATTATTCATCCCACCGCCATCAATACTGGCAAAATTGGAATGAAAGGAAACATAGGCCAGTGTCGCCGCATTTCCCTCAGTATACAGCCCGCCCCCATACTTTGCGGAATTTGCAAGGAATGTAACATGGGTGATTACAGGTGTAGCATTATAGTTAGACATTCCGCCGCCCCTGTCGTAAGGATCACTTCCATTTGCGTTGCCGCCTTTAATGGTAAACCCATCCAGTAAGGCAGTGTTTGTAAGTACATATCCGTTGGGATGATAAAATACATGGTAACAGTTTTCGCTGTTGTTTGTGATGGAAAGGGTGGCGCCCGAACCGGTTACCACGTCATTTCCGTTCAGGTCGCCACTCAGTAAGGTTTCGTTGGCGCCTCCTATACCAAAATCGGTCCGCTGGCTAACGGCGGTTTCCGTTCCGGCAAAGCCGCCGTAGATTCTCACTCCCTCGATCATACGAAAGTGATAGTAACGGGAAGAATTTGTGAGGTCGTAGGCAGAATCCGGCTTGTAGGTGCCGGCTGCCACCCAAATCTGATTTCCGAAGGTTGCAACATCCAGCCCTGCCTGGAACGAGGTGAAGGCATCGTTCCAACTGGTTCCGTCGTTGCTGCCGGTCGCATCATCGTTGACAAAGATAATTTTGACAGCCGGGGTAGTAAAAATGAGTTGGTCTCCGTACCCTGTTCCGGTGGCATTTGCGGCGTAAGCCCTCAGGTAGTAATTGGTTTCAGGGTCAAGGCCGGTTAAGTTGCTAATGAACTCACCATAGCCATAGCCATTGCTGGTCATGCCCAGGTTGCTTTCTGTTGTCGGGTTTTCCGCTGTGTCCCAAACTATGCCACGGCTGGTAACAGGAGCACCTCCGGCATTGATGATTTGCCCTCCCGATATGGCTGAAATAGCTGTTATTCCGGTTACCGGAGAGGTTGAAAGCTCAGGCAAAGTGGGCGTTTCGTTGTAGAGTGCCAGGACATCAGTTTCATTCATGCATAATTCGTAAATACGGACGTCATCCATTTTTCCGTTTAGAACCGTTGTTCCTGTCCTGGAATCACGTCCGATGTAAAAAGGCCCGGCAGGGGTAATGTTTGATCCGCCATCCTGGAAAGTTGCTTTGCGTTGGCCGTTCACATAAATTTCGAACATATCATCGGCCCACCTGATGAAGGTAAGAAAATACCAGGCGTTTGCCGAAACCACATTAGAGGCCGTAAATAAATCTCTTTCGCCATCATTCCAATAAATGCGAAGCCTGAAGCCGGTATGTTTCTCGAAGTTGACATTATGGGGAGTATCGTTACTTCCAAATAAGATACCACGGCTGTCGTCGTTAAAATACACCCAACATGAAAAGGTTAAACACCAGTCAAAAACAGGGGGGCATCCATTGTTTAACTTTACACCCGAGTTGCTGCCGTTGAATGACAAAGCATTGCCCGGGTTCCCATACCTGTCAGTAGTCCAGGTTGTATTCATGTTAGTTCCATGATAATTGTTGCCGGAGTAATCCAGGAAATCGCCGTCAAATGGAAACCAAGCTACAGGGATTGCAGGCTCCTGTGCCAGGATGCCGGCAGATAAGGTCAGCATGCTGAAGATAAGAAGTAAAAAGTTTTTCATAACATTCCTTTTTTTGATGAGTAATTGATGATTTATCGTTTAGCGGTCAATCAGACCAAATAACCCGAAAGTTCACAAGAAAACCAATTGGAATACAATGGTCACAAAAAAGGAAGTTACAGAATAGTGTCAAGCCAGGTGAAGGGTGGGGGCATTCGTATCACTACTTGTTTGCGCCAGCTTGGGAAAGGAAGAGCTCTAACCTCAATTTTTAGACATACCTTGAAAGAACTTAATAATCTTGCCGGAAAGCGTTTTTATAAATTTTGTGTAAAAGTAAAATTTAAAAACGGGCTTTTAACATTCAATCTGCCCCAATTTTCATAAAAAACTATAAATCACTATTGTAAATTAAATTAGCTATGAATATCTATGGTGCTTCTAACAGATTGAAATCGGGACATCTTCCGACAAAACCTAGGGTGTAAACTGGCACTAATTCACACTTTACCTCTGAATTTTTTCCCCGGGTTTTACTATGAAAATTAGAAGAGGCTATCTCAGCCCTGACAGAAATTTGCCGGATTTAGAAACTCAATCCCAGGACATAGAGCAACCATCCCTGCTTTTTTCTACCGTAATGGTCGGGGATGGCTTCGCAATAAAAAACCCCGGGCTGTCTTTCGACAAACCCGGGGTAAAACCTAACTTGTAACCCTCACTTATCTCAGGACGATTTTCCTGAAAATGTTCTGTCCGTAAATTTCGATTTTGACGAAGTAAACACCAGCATGGTCATACGTCAGATCAACATAAGTCTGGCCAGCTTCTGAAGTTTCGGCAACCAACACAACCTGCCCCTGTACATCGGTCACAGTGATTTTGGAACCCGGTTGAAGCCCGGTGATGCTCACCACTCCATCCGAAGGATTGGGAAAGATGATGACCAAACGACCAAAATCAGCGAACCCAACTCCGGTTGAAGATTCAAACCCGGTGATGGCTGAGAGGCCGTTTTCGGTATAAAGGCCGTCGGATTGGGGGAGATTTTGGTCGAAGGTGGGTTCTAAACCTGACAGGTTTCCATAACCTGTCAGGTTTTTGAAGAGAATCATTTCCTCTTCAAAAAACCCATCTTTCTCTGCAGTTGTAGGATCATCGCCAAAAATAGTCAGGTGGTTGGCCTCTTCTCCGATGATGGTTACACCGAAGCAGTTGCCATTTTGATCAAATGCGCCGATGATAGTTCCAACTTCGAGGTCTTTAAGAGCTAAAGGGAGGATTGCGATGGTGTGGGTGGAGGGAGTTGGTGTGATTCCCAAACCTGACAGGTTTTGAAAACCTGTCAGGTTTTTGACCATACCGCTGCTTTTCATCCCTGTAAAATCCACCACGCCGGGGGCTGTCAGTAAAACATAGTAAGCCTTTCCGGACTGCAGGTTTCCGATAGAATTAATACTGTATTGCGGCCAGTAAACACCGATTCCTGCGACATCTTTTGCAATGACAAATCCATTGACGAGCGATAATAAACCTGCAGCATTTGCACCTGAAGGACTGACAACAGGCAGCAGGTTCCAACCCGCATCGAGCGAAACAGTCATGTCCGTTTCAAGTTCACCGGCGATGGGTAATGTACAAGCCGCTGTGGCTTTTACTTTGTACGCTGAGTGGCTAACCCAGTTTCCAATTTGATTGATATTCTCTCCCGGAAAATACATCTGTGTCATGGTTTGGGCAATGATCAGTTCATTGGATATTGGCCCGAAAACATCTTCCATGGCGGGCTGGCTGGGAATGACATAGCTCGAAATTCCACTCCAGCCGGATGGGATGCTGATGGAATGACTGATAATCTCGCCATAACTGAAAACAAAAGGATCTGGAATATTTCCAACCTGCAGTTGGTTCTGGAAAGTCAACGTCTCATTCAAGTCAACAATCCGATTTTCCCCGGCCAGGTATGCCCTGAAAGTCACTGACTCGCCAGATTGCTGATTTGAGCCCACGGTCAGGAATAATATCCCCATCAAATTGGGATCGGGCGACATGACACCCCGGCACTCTTCTCCCACAAAAGCCCCGATGATATCGTTCCCATTTATCGAGATTTCCCCATCCTCATATTCCAATTGTCCGATGATCTGCATGTTGTATTGCAGGAAAGGGTTGGGTTCCCAGTTGGGCGGGCCTAAATAGTGATAATTAAAAATATATGGTTCGGGGATACTTCCAACCTGTAGTTGATTTTCAAATACCAGGGTCTGGTTCAGTTCCACGATTTCATTAGTATTTTGCAGATAGGCTTTGAATGTGATCGTTTCGCCTGACTGACTGTTGGAACCGATCGTCAGGAAAATGATCCCCATAAAGTTCGGATCGGGCGACATCACCCCGCGGCATTCTTCTCCCACAAAAGCTCCGACGAGATCATCTCCGTTGAGCGAAAAGGTTTCATCTTCGTATTGTAATTTCCCGATCACCTGCATATTGTATTGCAGGTTTGGATTGGGTTCC carries:
- a CDS encoding T9SS type A sorting domain-containing protein, which produces MKRLLFLFCVWLIYAAGFSQEIIFAEYFVDDDPGYGNGTLVSFAKNENAEVSFNVNPSGLADGLHTLFIRVKDNNGRWSTTIYKPFLVGKYGFDPKPLVVQAEYFFDHDPGYGAGFQFPTDPQQTTEIEFVIPLENLSQGWHTLFFRAKDDNGKWGHVQYRPFVKLYVPDDPVVINQMEYFIDDDPGVGNGIPVSVEQATTVEKSFIVYPGELPAGAHQLFIRARDDRNNWSIVYNDEFEIEALPDCPPPTALNATDITTTSAMITWNPGGNETTWDILWGEAGFDPMVSGNLIEDLPVTGYLLDGLLPATSYDVYVRAICSGGNYSIWAGPESFITEEETVVSVPTVTTAPVEQITQTGAISGGNVTNDGGAEVTARGVVWGTTQNPTIETNEGITFDGTGFGAWVSELAELTPATDYFVRAYATNSVGTAYGEQLTFTTLSGGPPNWEPNPNLQYNMQVIGKLQYEDETFSLNGDDLVGAFVGEECRGVMSPDPNFMGIIFLTIGSNSQSGETITFKAYLQNTNEIVELNQTLVFENQLQVGSIPEPYIFNYHYLGPPNWEPNPFLQYNMQIIGQLEYEDGEISINGNDIIGAFVGEECRGVMSPDPNLMGILFLTVGSNQQSGESVTFRAYLAGENRIVDLNETLTFQNQLQVGNIPDPFVFSYGEIISHSISIPSGWSGISSYVIPSQPAMEDVFGPISNELIIAQTMTQMYFPGENINQIGNWVSHSAYKVKATAACTLPIAGELETDMTVSLDAGWNLLPVVSPSGANAAGLLSLVNGFVIAKDVAGIGVYWPQYSINSIGNLQSGKAYYVLLTAPGVVDFTGMKSSGMVKNLTGFQNLSGLGITPTPSTHTIAILPLALKDLEVGTIIGAFDQNGNCFGVTIIGEEANHLTIFGDDPTTAEKDGFFEEEMILFKNLTGYGNLSGLEPTFDQNLPQSDGLYTENGLSAITGFESSTGVGFADFGRLVIIFPNPSDGVVSITGLQPGSKITVTDVQGQVVLVAETSEAGQTYVDLTYDHAGVYFVKIEIYGQNIFRKIVLR